Within the Miscanthus floridulus cultivar M001 chromosome 2, ASM1932011v1, whole genome shotgun sequence genome, the region CAATTCAATTCAATTGCATAGATACAGAGTCTGTGATCGTCTATTCTCTGCAAGGAGATATCTTATGTCTTCTCTTCCTGTATTGTTCTCTGGCTTTCCTCTTCTGAAGAATACTGTTCTTTTTTCATTGCAACTGAACTTGCACAAAGTCTGATCACGGAAGCAGTCAAGCTCAGCAGCAAGGAATAAAAGCAACTCCGGACGGAGCAAACGAGCAGATACATACGCAGAAGCAATCAATCGAAGCAGGGGGAGGAAGAGCTGGACGGAGCTCAGCGCCGGCGCGAGTTGGGCCTGGGCAGGCTTACGGCTTACCGCGAAAGGGTTGACCTCGTCGGCGCCGCCCTCCTCGAAGGGGTTGTCGTACCGCGATCTCCCCGCCATGGATCCTTCCTCGTTCCTCCTGGCGGTTCCTTGCTCTGCTCCGCTCCGCTCCGAGGTCagcagggagggagagagagaggaggacctCGCTTTCGgctacagtattttttttttcacagAAAATCAGCTTCAGAACAGGCGACAGTGGCACTTGGGCAGGGCagcagaagaagaggaagaggcagaggccgcaGCAGCCCAGTTGGACCTCTGCTCCTtgtgtacgtacgtacgtacgtgtaGGGGTTGACGAAAAATTTAGCGGACTCCGCGTGGATTTGTCACCCATCCCCGGCCGTCAGCTTTTACCTTTAGGCCTCTTTGGGAGACCCAATCCATGGGGTTTCCCCGCCTTTTTCTTAAGCAGGCCCCCGCGCGGATTTCGGCCACGGGAAGAAGCCCCCTTGCATTTAGAAGCCCATCACTCGGGAGAGGACGACCCGAGCCCCGTACTTTCCACGGGGCGGCTCGTCCCGCACCCAGGGGTTCGGGCGGCTCTTCCCCGACCCGAGCGAGGGCGACGAAGAGGAAGCACCGTTGCCGCCgtcctcccgccgccgccgccgccgagctcgccCCCCATCGCCGCCATCGCCACCgagctcgcccccccccccccccccccccccccccaccgccgccgccgtcgtcacccccatcgccgccgccaccaccgagcTATAATGTACTGGTTGACCAGTGAATGAATGTTGTTCTATTTATTGCTGTAATACCAACAGATTTACCTATAGTTAAAATTAGATATTTGCTTATCATCTTAGTTTGCTTCATCTACAATTCTCAGTTGACAAATTGTTTTCAGGGTGAAGACAAGAAGTGACCCAGCAAGTTCCACCTCCTTGCTTAGCAGCTTAGGTACTTTTGTTTGTCTCTGTTACTGATTCCTCTCCCTTGTTCATTTGAGCTGTGATTCCATGAATTTGCTGCTTTGGTTATATGTTTCAATTTTGGTAATATTTGGACGACATCTGATAATATTTGTCAACAAAGCAGAGGATCTGGTAATATTTTGATGACATCTGTGAATTATGGTTAAAAGAAAAACATTGGCAAAGACCTGCTGCTAGTTGCTAGAAGGCATAATGCACTTATACACCAGTCTTGAGTATATAAAAAATGTATTGTTTAGGATTGTATTTGTATTTTGATGTTGCACAAAGCAAAACAGTTAATTGTTAGATTATGTTTGGTGAGTTGCAAAGGCCTAGTAAGTATTTTTTTAAAGATAAATTGTGACATTCTTTAGTTGCCCAAAATATATCTTGATATCTAGATAGGTTTCTAATAGTTGAGTGAGAGCTAAAATAGAAGACTGCATGCAGTTTTCTAATCCTACTAGGAGTATGTAGTAGATGCCGGATCCATCTCAATTAGCTATTTGCTGTGCAAGATTGATGCATTTCCTGTTACATTTTGGAATTAGCAGTATTCTCTTTTTTCTGTAAACTTCTGTATCGGAGGTGACAAACACATATGAAAAATAAATCCTggttactaacttactatacttaCTGAGTTTGCTTGTTGTCTTAGTGTTCTTCTCTTGTAGCATTAGATCATCTAAACTAAACCGGTATTCTGAGATGATTCTTGCCTCATTAATTGCAGATGTCCCAGTGACTAACTGGTGGAGAAGTGCGATTCTGTTTCAAAGGTAAACCCACGTTTGAGTACACTACTATCTATATTTCCTGTTTCAGTGTGGCTAGTGAAAGATGCAAGCTTTAATCTATTATGAAACTGCAGTGTACTTGCAGTGCAATTATATCTTGTTGGATTTCATTGGACTGACTTGTAGTGGTGATGTGCTACCAACATAGAGTTATCTATATTCTTATCTGTATTTTTATGGGAAAGATTTGATCTGCCTAGTGGTACAATTAGTAATAACTTTTGTATTAAATTTAATGGTGTAAGGTTTGGTTAATGTGCTATCACCAGCAAGTACATAGTGGTCACTGGCTCCTAGCTTTCAGCTTGTGTTTTTGTTTTTGTCACAGGAATTACTAGCTCCTGCAACATACATGTTAACTGATTCCACAAACAACGCACTGATATGAAACACTCTTCGCATATGATTCTGAAATTTCCATTGACAGTATTTAGTTACTGTAGTAGATATTTGGTGAAGGAAATGTAGTTTTCTAGTCCTATAGACATACTGAACATATGTAATTGAGCAAAAAAAGTTACTCAAAGAAATGAGCATATAAACTTTGTATACTGAAACTAACTTTGCTTGTTTATCCTAACTGCAGATGTCCTAGTGAACATAATTGTTGCAGAAGTATTAGTTCATCTCAGGTTATGTGAGTTGCAAACAAAGTTATTTGTTTCGATTGATGATTCATGATTCATGAATGATCCGATGTAATAATGGCTATTACTAGTAGAGTTTATTATCTGGATCTTAATAAAAATAGGAATATCTTTCTATTATTTAGTGCTGCCATTCTAAATAGAAGGTGCAATAATAATTTCAAGACAATTACAGGCTGCTATCTGGATGTTACCTTGTGTACTGCCTTTTAGTTTGGTTCTTGAGATACATTTATGCTCGAGTTGAAGGTATTTGGCGCCAGGTTCTGGAAATTTTTTTTTGTGTTATAATTGCATCTTTGTCCATTTTTACTTTATTATGGCATTGAATTATTGAATATGTACTGAATTTCGTTGATTTTTCTCATTTTTTGGGCTTGTTTACCTTGCTCCTGTACTctcttttcctctctttttttgtttcttttttaattgAATTTGAACAGCAAATGATGGTTTTTTCTAAATCCAAAGATACAGCGAACTGGAAACAGCCGCCGATTCTAACAGCCACCCTGGGCTTGCCTCCCCTATGCTTGCTTCCAAACAGCACCAGGGAACAGGACTCATCTCCCCTGGCGTGGAGGGGATGTGACCGTCCACAAAAATCCCCCTAGGGCTGCTATTCCCTAGGCTGAGCTGCCCCGAGCTCCCAAAGGAAGCCTTAGTTTTCGCCGTCAAACACATCATCAGCCGTGGCAACGAATGGAAGAGGCACCGGTGGAGCTTTGGCTTTGCCGCTCCAGCCACGCCATCCAGACAGCGACGGCGTCGCCATGGCCCATATCCTACTCCTACCTGCTCCCTCCTCCCGCGGCCTTCGGTGTATAACCGTCCCGACGTACGGAGTAGGCGGTGTTTTGATTCTCCTCCTAAACTTGAGTCGGTGTATGATTTTTCTTCTAAACTTCGGTCGCTATCTCATCAGATATTTGACACAtatatagaatattaaatatagactaattacaaaactaattacacagcttacgactaatttacgagacgaatcttttaagcctaattaattcataattCGACAACATAGTGCTACAGTACATAtactaatgacgaattaattagacttaataaattcatctcatggatggattctataatttatttttttattagtatccaaacaccctatACGATACCCTCAtatgacacctcctaaattttagtcaccgaatCCAAACACCCCCTGGACCTTTCGGCtcacacatgagacatgacacatTTGCAATGTGTAAAAACTCGCCAGATGACAGAGAAAAATGCTATGTGAGTTCACAATCaaaaaagaatatataaaaatgaacACAAGCAAGCAGTATGCTATCGTGCTTTGCCGAAAGGGCAAAAGTCCAGCATCCGGGGCCACATGCAGGGCTGTCTTTCCATTTTCTCTGTTTCGCCTTTCGGGGGATTTCAGTTTCGTTTCAGATAAGAAAGGAACCCCACAAGGCAAAAACGGCAGCTACAGCTGCGCGCCTGGCGCTGCTGCAATTGACAAGTAGCGCGTGCACCCCGAAACTTGCTTCCTCCAACAACTGAAAATCAGCGTTCACTCGGTCACACCAAACTTAATTCACATATATGTTCATTCCTCTTCTCTCCCTCGTTCGGAACTACAGGGGAGAAGGCATCAGAACGGTGGCGCACGAGACCCGGCGTCAGGCCTCATCTGTGCCTCACTACCTTTCCCGCGGAAGAACCAGTACACTTTCTGCAAACCACAAAAACAAACATTTGCAGAACAGAACACATCAATTTCACTTGTCGGAGGAATGTTTTCAAGTAGGAGTATACATGTATGCTGTATATCCCTACCTGGAAAACCCAGATGCTCAGCAGTGCCTCCAGCACAAACATCGCGAAGCCCATGAAGTACATTATCTGAAAGCAAAAGTACTTGTGAGCAACGAAAGGTATCAGTGGTATTTAAGACTCGATGGAAATGGTTGCCGCAAAAGTTATTGCCTAATCGCTCCCTGCACCTATAGCCCCAGTCTGAAGAACAAGTCACATGAAAAGCACTCACAAAATCATGCCAATGGTTCAGGTTCCAGCAGTAACTTGAAGGAGTAGGTAACTAGTTCTGCTCAAGCCATTTTATGGGATGGACAACAGTGGTAAAGCAAGCTTGATATTTTGTTACACTAGCTAAGCATAGAACTATTGACAGAGGGAACTGGAGTGGCAACGATTTGATTCTGATTTATGTCTAGATTAACTGGAGTGGTAACGATTTGATTCTTATTTATGTCTAGATTTGATAGAAGGTAAGACAACTGATCATTTCTAATTCCTCGTATTTCCATGGTACATATATTGACATAGTATCAACTCACCCCAACACCAGCATTCTCGCCTATCTCGCTGATCGATTGAAAAATTCCGCTGCAAATAATAAGATAAGACAAATGAAGCAAATTATAGTTCGAATAGCAAGATAATGCACATGAGAAAGCTAATAAATTAGCAAGCTTATCACACTGAGTTATAAAACTGGATACAACAAAGCAACCTTTACTTATATTCAACATATTCTAAGAAAAGCCCCAATTTTACAACAATTACTTCATAGACACATGTAGTTGTAAAATAAGAAACATGTAAAATTGAGTGTCTATGTGAAAAGAGCTTATGCTATCAAAAGACTTACGCCAATGATCTTCCCACATAAAAGAATGGCGGAGAAACAGCAGCGTATATGCAGAAGGCAATGTGAAACTGCAGAGACAATACCAAGTTATGAGCAGATTTTCTACTCCATGGAACAACAAGGAGACCATACAAGGAATCTTGTTTTATAACAGAAATCTTACAAAGTAGAATAGGAAGAACCATCCATAGCTGAACGCACTATCCTTCCTGGTGAAAGCATTATAATATCAGGTGAATCATCTGGTTTAAATGCTGTACTTCATACAGAAACTTTGTACAATAGTTTTGGAAGCTCAGTTGGAATATAGTACCTCATGGCACGATAAAGAGGTCGGTACCATAAAAAGTAGGCACCTGGGCATCCAGTAATGAAGTATATGACTGCCAGAAACCAGATCCTAGGATCTGCATGGAAGAACATTCATACTAACTAAATAACAGAAATAACAAATTTAAATATTATGATTATTAGGAGcacataaaataaaaaaaatatttttttatgaacATACCATGCCCTGTAATCCAAGCAGCAGTTACACATAAAATGTTCCAGAAGAGGCATATGACCAATCCTGCATGAGAATTTTGCAAAAAGTATTAGTTACAATACTTTTGAAAGCCAGTAATCCTTAAAAAGGGCAGTTTTTAATTAACCAGCGCATTTCCTAGCTTCATACCTAGGAGTGATGCAAAAGAGACATACTGTACTCGCTGCAAGTGCACGGGTATATCATTTGAAATGTCAACATGAATGATGGGGAAGAACGGTGGCCAGTTTTTGGGTTCTATTAAAACTCCAGCTGCATGTAAAAGAGGGATGATAATATAAATCATGGGTCATTTCCGAAGAAAAATGGTACACGCAAAAAATAAAATTAAGGTTACCTCTTGCAAGAGCTTCTTCCCTTCTTTTTATTTCCTAGAGAAAGGAACAAAAAGTTACACAATATAATAAATGCTAAAGTTCAAAACTGTGTAAAGTTAGTTGCATACTTTATAAAACAATAACAGTAAATGGCAGATCATATACTCGACTTAACTAGTATATACCTGTTCCCTCCTGTTTAGCTCAGCCTCTTTAGCCATAAGTTCCCTCTCCTTTTTCTTGAGGTCCTGGATTGTGTAGACAAACTCACAAAAGGATCTGATATACCGATATTGAAAGAAAGAAACATAGAGAAAAACTGCTAAGGGAAAAGGAAAACTAGTCTCTAATCCCTCCTCTTTAGCCTGAACCTAACTCCTAGCCTTTTTATCAGCCTTCCAAATAGTTGTCTGTTTTACAACTGCTTCCCAAATAGAATTATTTAGAATATTATGGAGTTTTCTATCACATTCCTACAGAGTACAGACACTTGCATGGTAGTTTTTctttgagacttttccctgtgtgccattataaaagatcgtaatcccctgtgtgcccctgaaaaaattcagcggtcttcagcgccactactctaactttttcgtgtcatccatgccacttccgtcagtttgggctctaacgccgttaaactgcaggtgtgaaaagacgaaaatgcccttaagttcaaatatgttattaatttttttttagcatcttaacgacttcaaatgaaaaaactcaaaactagaaagttgtagatctcgtcgagatctataattttcatataatttttttttcatttaatttcgcaaaaaaaatatgatttgatatgattaatatatcttagaaaaatcatattattttttttgcgaaattaaatgaaaaaaaaaattatatgaaaattatagatctcgacgagatctacaactttctagttttgagttttttcatttgaagtcgttaagatgctaaaaaaaaattaataacatatttgaacttaagg harbors:
- the LOC136523384 gene encoding secretory carrier-associated membrane protein 4-like isoform X1; this encodes MAGRWRHDDNPFEEGDGDVVNPFSHPRPTPLPPEPAGFYNDIGASVDIPLDNKKDLKKKERELMAKEAELNRREQEIKRREEALARAGVLIEPKNWPPFFPIIHVDISNDIPVHLQRVQYVSFASLLGLVICLFWNILCVTAAWITGHDPRIWFLAVIYFITGCPGAYFLWYRPLYRAMRKDSAFSYGWFFLFYFFHIAFCIYAAVSPPFFYVGRSLAGIFQSISEIGENAGVGIMYFMGFAMFVLEALLSIWVFQKVYWFFRGKGSEAQMRPDAGSRAPPF
- the LOC136523384 gene encoding secretory carrier-associated membrane protein 4-like isoform X3, whose product is MAGRWRHDDNPFEEGDGDVVNPFSDLKKKERELMAKEAELNRREQEIKRREEALARAGVLIEPKNWPPFFPIIHVDISNDIPVHLQRVQYVSFASLLGLVICLFWNILCVTAAWITGHDPRIWFLAVIYFITGCPGAYFLWYRPLYRAMRKDSAFSYGWFFLFYFFHIAFCIYAAVSPPFFYVGRSLAGIFQSISEIGENAGVGIMYFMGFAMFVLEALLSIWVFQKVYWFFRGKGSEAQMRPDAGSRAPPF
- the LOC136523384 gene encoding secretory carrier-associated membrane protein 4-like isoform X2 — translated: MVRAARVLEGGRLCLRRAPPQQRTAVASRLAGDIPLDNKKDLKKKERELMAKEAELNRREQEIKRREEALARAGVLIEPKNWPPFFPIIHVDISNDIPVHLQRVQYVSFASLLGLVICLFWNILCVTAAWITGHDPRIWFLAVIYFITGCPGAYFLWYRPLYRAMRKDSAFSYGWFFLFYFFHIAFCIYAAVSPPFFYVGRSLAGIFQSISEIGENAGVGIMYFMGFAMFVLEALLSIWVFQKVYWFFRGKGSEAQMRPDAGSRAPPF
- the LOC136523384 gene encoding secretory carrier-associated membrane protein 4-like isoform X4: MAKEAELNRREQEIKRREEALARAGVLIEPKNWPPFFPIIHVDISNDIPVHLQRVQYVSFASLLGLVICLFWNILCVTAAWITGHDPRIWFLAVIYFITGCPGAYFLWYRPLYRAMRKDSAFSYGWFFLFYFFHIAFCIYAAVSPPFFYVGRSLAGIFQSISEIGENAGVGIMYFMGFAMFVLEALLSIWVFQKVYWFFRGKGSEAQMRPDAGSRAPPF